One part of the Acetoanaerobium sticklandii genome encodes these proteins:
- the leuB gene encoding 3-isopropylmalate dehydrogenase — MGSFKVAVIEGDGIGPEVCRAACEVLEKTGEIFGHEFEFNKALAGGIAIDETGECLPEATVNLCRASDSILLGAVGGPKWDDLSGEARPETALLGLREELGLYANLRPATIHMALKNACPLKEEIIGDGIDILIVRELTGGIYFGEKGWKGSKNGMKAYDVESYSEAEVKRIAIRAFDSAMNRQKRVVSVDKANVMESSRLWRRVVTEVSHDYPEVELTHMYVDNAAMQLIKDPRQFDVMVTSNIFGDILSDEASMITGSIGLLPSASLGEGNFGMYEPIHGSAPDIAGQNTANPIAAILSSAMMLRHSFGLIEEARCIENAVTKVLESGYRTYDIKDSYKIIKSEEGRESVSSMIMGCKEMGSLITNMIQAENKVFANNTSF, encoded by the coding sequence ATGGGGAGCTTTAAGGTAGCGGTAATTGAAGGAGACGGAATAGGACCAGAGGTGTGTAGAGCGGCATGTGAGGTACTAGAAAAAACAGGAGAGATTTTTGGACATGAGTTTGAATTCAATAAAGCTCTAGCTGGAGGAATAGCAATAGATGAAACAGGAGAGTGCCTTCCAGAGGCTACGGTAAACCTATGCAGAGCTAGTGACAGCATACTGCTCGGAGCAGTAGGTGGACCGAAATGGGATGACCTTTCCGGAGAAGCAAGACCGGAAACTGCACTTCTTGGCCTAAGAGAAGAGCTTGGATTATATGCGAATTTAAGACCAGCAACAATTCATATGGCACTGAAAAATGCTTGCCCTCTGAAAGAGGAGATAATAGGAGATGGCATAGATATACTTATAGTAAGAGAGCTTACTGGTGGAATTTATTTTGGAGAAAAAGGCTGGAAGGGCAGTAAAAATGGGATGAAGGCTTATGATGTAGAGTCCTACAGTGAAGCCGAGGTCAAGAGAATAGCTATAAGAGCTTTTGATTCTGCTATGAACCGTCAAAAGCGAGTAGTAAGCGTAGATAAAGCCAATGTCATGGAAAGCTCAAGACTATGGCGCAGAGTTGTTACTGAGGTTTCTCATGATTATCCTGAAGTAGAGCTTACACATATGTATGTTGATAATGCCGCTATGCAGCTTATAAAAGACCCTAGGCAATTCGATGTTATGGTAACCTCCAATATATTTGGAGATATACTATCAGACGAAGCTAGTATGATTACAGGTTCTATAGGATTACTGCCTTCAGCAAGTCTAGGAGAAGGAAACTTTGGAATGTATGAACCAATTCATGGTTCAGCACCTGATATTGCAGGGCAAAACACTGCAAACCCAATTGCGGCTATATTGTCCTCGGCCATGATGCTAAGACATTCTTTTGGACTAATCGAAGAAGCTAGATGTATAGAAAACGCCGTCACAAAGGTTTTGGAATCAGGATATAGAACCTATGATATAAAAGACTCGTATAAAATTATTAAATCAGAAGAAGGCAGAGAAAGTGTAAGCTCTATGATTATGGGATGTAAAGAGATGGGAAGTCTAATTACTAATATGATACAGGCTGAAAATAAAGTTTTTGCGAATAATACAAGCTTCTAG
- the glyA gene encoding serine hydroxymethyltransferase, whose product MLEITRQTDPILAQILDEELWRQEQNIEMIASESTVPIPVMELSGSVFTNKTLEGYPGKRFQAGSHLADKLEELAWERAKELFGAEHVNIQSYSGSTANYSVFAAILKPGDKVLSMRLDQGGHLTHGSPANWVSRIYDFEFYSIDKDTELINYEDIEEKAKALKPRLIIAGGSSYSRLIDYERIAKIAKENDAYFMVDMAHIAGLVAAKVIPSPIPHADFVTSSTTKTFCSARSGMVFCKKQHAKLLDKGTFPGALGSMHLHTMAAKTWSFKYAGSEEFKAIMKQVVINSRCLASELESYGFRIVSGGTDNHLLVADLRGKKITGQVFQEALDSIGITVNKNMIPFDPESPAVTSGVRIGLTAVTQRGLKEAEIKQIANIMNKVADAPHDEANLASCKDEARNLIANFPLYPAGSFE is encoded by the coding sequence ATGTTAGAAATCACTAGGCAAACAGACCCTATTTTAGCTCAAATTTTGGATGAGGAGCTTTGGCGCCAAGAACAAAATATAGAGATGATTGCATCAGAAAGCACAGTTCCTATTCCGGTGATGGAGCTCTCAGGAAGTGTATTTACAAACAAAACTCTAGAGGGATATCCTGGCAAAAGATTTCAGGCAGGTTCACATTTAGCTGATAAGCTAGAAGAGTTAGCGTGGGAAAGAGCCAAGGAATTATTTGGAGCAGAGCATGTAAACATTCAGTCTTATTCAGGCTCTACGGCAAACTATAGCGTGTTTGCAGCTATACTAAAGCCAGGAGACAAGGTGCTCAGCATGAGATTAGACCAAGGCGGCCACCTTACACACGGCTCACCAGCAAACTGGGTGAGTAGAATTTATGATTTTGAATTTTATTCTATTGATAAGGACACAGAGCTGATAAATTACGAAGATATAGAAGAAAAAGCAAAGGCACTGAAGCCAAGGCTTATAATTGCAGGTGGAAGCTCGTATTCTAGGCTTATAGATTATGAAAGAATTGCAAAGATTGCAAAGGAGAATGATGCTTATTTTATGGTGGATATGGCTCATATAGCTGGACTTGTTGCAGCTAAAGTAATTCCTAGTCCAATTCCCCATGCTGATTTTGTAACCTCATCTACTACAAAGACATTTTGCAGTGCTAGAAGTGGAATGGTGTTTTGCAAAAAACAACATGCCAAGCTACTTGATAAAGGAACTTTTCCAGGCGCGTTAGGCTCTATGCATCTTCATACTATGGCAGCAAAAACCTGGTCCTTCAAGTATGCAGGCTCTGAGGAGTTTAAGGCTATAATGAAGCAAGTAGTTATAAATTCTAGGTGCCTAGCATCAGAGCTTGAAAGCTATGGATTTAGGATAGTAAGTGGAGGGACAGATAATCACCTTCTCGTAGCTGACCTAAGAGGAAAGAAAATAACAGGACAGGTATTTCAAGAAGCATTAGATTCTATAGGAATTACAGTAAATAAAAATATGATTCCTTTTGATCCAGAAAGCCCAGCTGTGACAAGTGGAGTGAGAATAGGCCTTACAGCTGTGACGCAAAGAGGTTTAAAAGAAGCAGAAATCAAGCAAATTGCTAATATTATGAACAAGGTTGCTGATGCTCCTCATGACGAAGCCAACTTAGCTAGCTGTAAGGATGAAGCAAGAAATTTAATTGCAAACTTTCCCTTATATCCAGCAGGTTCGTTTGAATAA
- a CDS encoding MASE3 domain-containing protein, translating into MQSQVASSDKSEKTIRYLSTVVASSVVIFLFSIFINRFVEIKISQDTYLMFHVFTEIASALISFSIFVVLFFTYDIFYRRYSLILANTFFITGLLDIFHMLTYNGMYSLFPENIQTPTYFWIFSRFILGIGLFIAYTTKKDALSSIKKGYSIIVGILVVGVVFLLSVTYVEQMPPLIIKGKGLTNTKVIWEYIITTIFIIDIFAYVNRSEGKYTTANIYMLSGLMLGLFAEVCFMLYVNVYDTLNITGHIFKILSYGYIFRAVFVKNVRRPYQQIFEQKEMLTLDINDMTIAMEEQTAKIYKQNKELEFINTKIKDDLASTSEIQKAMFPRKDLVINDLRFNFEIFPCEELSGDYVNYFSIDDENIGFYIMDVSGHGVAAAMLGVFAAQSIGESMRINYKEASIFSPAAVLNHFYSLFNKSNFPDEIHIVMLYGMYNKNDNKVILSSAGLNCNPILISQDSKPRFLEIESGFPICKLGDVFEPNFEDYEIELKFGEKLLIHTDGLTEMRRQDGDFWGADSLLAYIDSIGVSPSFILNNKLKSQIVQNINNSGQDDDITYCVIEKISP; encoded by the coding sequence ATGCAAAGCCAAGTTGCTTCTAGTGATAAATCAGAAAAGACAATTCGCTATTTATCTACAGTTGTCGCAAGTAGCGTAGTTATTTTCTTATTTAGTATTTTTATAAACAGATTTGTGGAAATTAAGATATCTCAGGACACTTACCTTATGTTTCATGTTTTTACTGAAATAGCGAGTGCTCTTATTTCATTTTCTATATTTGTTGTGCTCTTTTTTACATATGATATTTTTTATAGAAGGTATTCACTAATTTTAGCGAATACTTTTTTTATAACAGGACTACTAGATATATTCCACATGCTGACTTACAACGGAATGTATAGCTTGTTTCCAGAAAATATTCAAACGCCTACATATTTTTGGATTTTCTCAAGGTTTATACTTGGAATAGGACTTTTTATAGCTTATACCACTAAAAAAGATGCTCTTTCTTCTATTAAAAAAGGATATTCAATAATTGTAGGGATTTTAGTAGTAGGAGTTGTGTTTTTGCTAAGTGTAACCTATGTGGAGCAGATGCCACCTCTTATTATCAAAGGAAAAGGATTAACAAATACCAAAGTAATATGGGAATATATAATTACGACAATATTTATTATTGATATATTTGCTTATGTAAATCGTTCTGAAGGTAAGTACACTACTGCAAATATTTACATGCTATCAGGTCTTATGCTAGGGCTATTTGCAGAGGTTTGTTTTATGCTCTATGTCAACGTTTACGATACTTTAAATATAACAGGTCATATTTTTAAGATACTTTCCTATGGGTATATTTTTAGGGCAGTATTTGTAAAAAATGTGCGTAGACCCTACCAGCAGATTTTCGAACAAAAGGAAATGCTTACTTTGGACATAAACGATATGACAATAGCTATGGAAGAGCAAACTGCAAAAATATACAAGCAGAACAAAGAACTTGAATTTATAAACACAAAGATTAAGGATGATTTGGCATCTACCAGTGAAATCCAAAAAGCTATGTTTCCGAGGAAAGATTTAGTTATTAATGATTTGAGATTTAATTTTGAAATTTTTCCATGTGAGGAGCTCAGTGGTGATTATGTAAATTATTTCAGCATAGATGACGAAAATATTGGATTTTACATTATGGATGTATCAGGACACGGAGTTGCAGCCGCTATGCTAGGAGTCTTTGCTGCTCAAAGCATAGGGGAGAGCATGAGAATAAACTATAAAGAGGCTTCTATTTTTTCTCCTGCAGCTGTGCTTAATCATTTTTATAGCTTGTTTAATAAGTCAAACTTTCCTGACGAGATACACATAGTTATGCTATATGGAATGTATAATAAAAATGATAACAAGGTTATTTTGTCTTCGGCTGGACTAAATTGCAATCCTATACTGATTTCTCAAGATTCAAAACCAAGGTTCTTAGAGATAGAAAGTGGATTTCCTATATGTAAGCTAGGAGACGTGTTTGAACCAAATTTTGAAGATTATGAGATAGAGCTTAAGTTTGGAGAAAAATTGCTTATTCATACAGATGGACTTACTGAAATGAGAAGGCAGGATGGAGATTTCTGGGGGGCAGATAGCTTACTAGCATATATTGACAGCATAGGAGTTAGTCCATCGTTTATTCTAAACAACAAATTAAAATCACAAATAGTTCAAAATATTAATAACTCTGGACAAGACGATGATATAACCTATTGCGTAATTGAAAAGATATCTCCATAG
- a CDS encoding MarR family winged helix-turn-helix transcriptional regulator, giving the protein MFQDYDFQGYIDAYSFIEFSSGQTIINILKTERIMRMVYDRLFEKYNISEPKFFVILLLSIHEADGMPLIELGKNMMVSRANMTTLIDRMIKENLVEKRKNADDKRSIKAHLTPKGRQLFDEIKDLHMEFSQRMTKALTEEERATLNSILKKLQEDIVQDFSKTK; this is encoded by the coding sequence ATGTTCCAAGATTATGATTTTCAAGGATATATAGATGCTTACTCATTTATAGAGTTTTCATCAGGCCAGACTATAATAAATATATTAAAAACTGAACGAATCATGAGAATGGTATATGATAGATTATTTGAAAAATACAATATATCTGAGCCAAAATTCTTTGTTATCCTACTTCTTAGCATTCATGAAGCAGACGGGATGCCTCTTATAGAGCTTGGTAAAAATATGATGGTAAGCCGTGCAAACATGACCACCTTAATCGACCGTATGATAAAGGAAAACCTAGTAGAAAAACGAAAAAATGCAGATGATAAACGTTCTATAAAGGCTCATCTTACACCAAAGGGAAGACAGCTTTTTGACGAGATAAAAGACCTTCATATGGAGTTCAGTCAGCGCATGACTAAAGCTCTCACAGAAGAAGAAAGAGCCACTCTAAATAGTATCTTAAAAAAGCTTCAAGAGGATATCGTTCAGGATTTTTCAAAAACAAAATAA
- a CDS encoding ABC transporter permease produces the protein MTNFISELKKFFTVPKNLLFMIGIPMIFTVFFGNVYRNDYLNTIPITVYDMDNSSLSRSLVEEFDKNPRYTVDFYSENLDEVKQAVESTQVYMGVIIPSDFEKDVKSKKSSKVALIVDATNMAVANNALASATEIISTVNAGVNLQFLEGKNVPPSLSKRYVNIFEMNNRTLWDPKLSYKYYVMPGMILVLVQQLFLSIFVVNVIEDKTNIFYKILIHTIISSLTFLICTSLLKHVLGINIIGNMLTSTFLSFMYLISLSSIALVLALSISSPLRATQLCMLLSVPSFLTAGYVWPVMKMPQLSVYIIKALWPLIYMIAPLRDYLIKGALPYYFKSNMLQMTIFACIWFFIAFLISKKSRSCLDEED, from the coding sequence ATGACTAATTTTATAAGCGAATTAAAAAAGTTTTTCACTGTACCTAAAAACCTTCTATTCATGATAGGAATACCCATGATTTTTACAGTTTTCTTTGGAAATGTATATAGAAATGACTATCTAAATACTATCCCTATCACAGTTTACGATATGGATAACAGCTCTCTTTCACGCTCATTAGTTGAGGAATTTGATAAAAATCCTCGTTATACCGTCGACTTTTATTCAGAAAATCTAGATGAAGTAAAGCAAGCTGTGGAGTCCACTCAAGTTTATATGGGAGTTATTATTCCTTCAGATTTTGAAAAGGATGTCAAATCCAAAAAAAGTTCGAAAGTAGCTTTGATAGTAGATGCAACCAATATGGCAGTTGCAAACAATGCCCTTGCTTCTGCTACTGAAATAATAAGCACTGTAAACGCTGGTGTGAATCTTCAGTTCCTAGAAGGAAAAAATGTTCCCCCATCACTTTCAAAACGTTACGTAAATATATTTGAAATGAATAATAGAACACTTTGGGATCCTAAGCTATCTTATAAATATTATGTAATGCCTGGTATGATTTTAGTTCTTGTTCAGCAACTATTTCTATCTATATTTGTCGTAAATGTAATAGAAGATAAGACCAATATATTTTATAAAATTTTAATCCACACTATAATATCCTCGCTTACATTCTTGATATGTACCAGCTTGCTCAAGCATGTGCTTGGAATAAATATAATAGGAAATATGCTCACATCTACTTTTCTATCTTTTATGTATCTGATATCATTAAGTAGCATAGCTTTAGTTCTTGCTCTTTCTATTTCCAGTCCATTAAGAGCTACTCAGCTTTGCATGCTATTATCTGTACCTAGCTTTTTAACTGCAGGCTATGTATGGCCAGTTATGAAAATGCCTCAGCTTAGTGTATATATTATCAAGGCACTATGGCCTCTTATTTATATGATAGCTCCACTTAGAGACTATCTAATCAAAGGCGCATTACCTTATTATTTTAAATCGAATATGCTTCAAATGACTATATTTGCTTGTATATGGTTTTTTATAGCTTTTTTAATTTCGAAAAAATCTAGGTCCTGCTTAGATGAGGAGGATTAA
- a CDS encoding ABC transporter permease, with product MNINFKKYIAPLILILIFPNLVNILTCYSMKEKQLRYIPSAVYLGDNTSMTRDIVRNLKSSETFDVQYIVDDPNEVEALMRDGKILFGLIIPQNFTNDIKNFKSPKLTTVIDGTQLSPASFTKIASSELLMTIKAGAMMSTYQGKLSMSETEALNTAMPINIVNRLIGNPTRNYINFLLPGMMLAIVQVAVAMNAASSKIVKKSSGIIDFFKNVMKNLIDYGILGIVSAVLVLAVQHYIFDVPIKASYTSVLLLLIVFMLAVVSMSLLIASIFSKKQVFATQVAAVWFIPSSILSGYSWPLISMPDFFRQISSFMPYTYFVSTLRNLMLKGHSYDYTNNIAMLLILTLGSLILSLISFVIRKQILKRNITLKSLSGRKVLHD from the coding sequence ATGAATATAAACTTTAAAAAATATATAGCTCCCTTGATACTCATACTTATCTTTCCAAATCTAGTTAACATTCTCACTTGTTACTCTATGAAGGAAAAACAGCTAAGGTACATTCCCAGCGCTGTATATCTTGGAGACAATACAAGTATGACAAGGGATATAGTAAGAAATCTTAAAAGCAGTGAAACATTTGATGTGCAGTATATAGTAGACGACCCGAATGAAGTTGAAGCTTTGATGAGAGATGGAAAAATCCTATTTGGATTAATCATCCCTCAAAACTTTACTAATGATATCAAAAACTTCAAATCTCCTAAGCTTACTACTGTAATAGATGGAACTCAGTTATCCCCAGCTTCCTTTACAAAAATAGCTTCCTCTGAGCTACTTATGACTATAAAAGCTGGAGCAATGATGAGTACCTATCAAGGAAAGCTCAGTATGTCAGAAACTGAGGCTCTAAACACGGCCATGCCTATTAACATAGTAAATAGATTAATAGGTAATCCAACCAGAAATTATATTAATTTTTTGCTTCCAGGTATGATGCTAGCAATAGTACAGGTTGCTGTAGCAATGAATGCAGCTTCTTCTAAAATTGTAAAAAAATCATCTGGAATTATTGATTTTTTCAAAAATGTAATGAAAAATTTAATTGACTATGGAATTTTGGGAATAGTTTCAGCAGTTTTAGTATTAGCAGTTCAGCATTATATTTTTGATGTTCCAATAAAGGCATCTTACACTAGCGTTCTATTGCTACTTATAGTTTTTATGCTAGCCGTAGTATCTATGAGCCTTCTTATAGCTAGTATTTTTTCAAAAAAACAAGTATTTGCAACTCAAGTAGCTGCAGTGTGGTTCATCCCTAGCTCTATACTTTCGGGCTACTCATGGCCACTTATCTCCATGCCAGATTTTTTTAGACAGATAAGTAGCTTTATGCCCTACACTTATTTTGTAAGCACCCTTAGAAATCTTATGCTAAAAGGACATTCCTATGATTATACGAATAATATCGCTATGCTTCTTATTTTAACTCTAGGTTCCTTAATTCTTAGCTTAATTAGCTTTGTAATCAGAAAACAAATACTAAAAAGAAATATTACATTAAAATCTCTGTCAGGAAGGAAGGTTTTGCATGACTAA
- a CDS encoding HlyD family secretion protein, whose protein sequence is MTKQFTLTRKLLVFFIISSLLLSSVLTGCTTSSAEDLNLLQGNLEAEDVDINTKIPGKILTIEVEEGQYIEKDDVIATIDAKDLAAKREGLVAQANAALAAVDIAKAQQQAAEGQLEAAKALLSKAQNGARSEDIQKAQANYDIMKKSYDRILALYEEGAVALAQLDEIETKLKVAEQDLSIAKSGARAEDIEAAKGQVAAAQGQVAAAAGSVIAANEKYTQATAGITEVDTYITDAAIRSPLSGYVTSLNCSAGEMLSTGMNLATITNLDKITLTVNADETLLPKFKENQAVKVSVLSYKDEEFNGKIVQINKKPDFAIKKASNENGDFDLITYGIKIEIENKDQKLRPGMTAFINIEE, encoded by the coding sequence ATGACTAAACAATTTACACTTACGAGAAAGTTACTTGTATTCTTTATAATTTCGTCGCTATTATTATCCTCAGTGCTTACTGGATGCACTACTTCATCAGCCGAGGATTTAAACCTTCTTCAAGGAAATCTCGAAGCTGAGGATGTGGATATAAACACAAAAATTCCTGGCAAGATACTTACAATTGAGGTCGAAGAAGGACAATATATAGAAAAGGATGATGTAATTGCAACTATAGATGCTAAGGATTTAGCCGCAAAGCGAGAGGGTTTAGTTGCTCAGGCTAACGCAGCGCTTGCTGCAGTTGATATTGCAAAAGCTCAACAGCAAGCTGCTGAGGGACAATTAGAAGCTGCTAAAGCTCTTTTATCAAAAGCTCAAAATGGAGCCAGAAGCGAAGATATTCAAAAAGCTCAAGCAAATTACGACATTATGAAAAAAAGTTATGATAGAATTCTTGCTCTATATGAAGAAGGAGCAGTTGCTTTAGCCCAGCTAGATGAAATAGAAACCAAGCTCAAAGTAGCTGAGCAAGATTTAAGCATTGCAAAAAGTGGAGCAAGAGCTGAAGATATAGAAGCTGCAAAAGGTCAAGTTGCCGCTGCACAAGGACAAGTAGCCGCTGCTGCTGGAAGCGTTATTGCTGCAAATGAAAAATATACTCAGGCAACTGCAGGAATTACTGAAGTAGATACTTATATAACAGATGCTGCAATTAGAAGCCCTCTTTCTGGCTATGTAACTAGTCTAAACTGCTCTGCTGGAGAAATGCTTTCAACTGGTATGAACCTAGCAACTATAACAAATCTAGACAAAATAACTTTAACAGTTAATGCAGATGAAACTCTCCTTCCAAAATTCAAGGAAAACCAAGCAGTGAAAGTTTCAGTCCTTAGCTACAAGGATGAGGAGTTTAATGGAAAAATAGTGCAGATTAATAAAAAACCAGATTTCGCAATCAAAAAAGCCAGCAATGAAAATGGAGATTTCGATTTAATAACCTATGGAATAAAAATAGAAATTGAAAATAAAGACCAAAAATTAAGACCTGGTATGACAGCATTTATAAACATTGAAGAATAG